Proteins encoded within one genomic window of Lentimicrobiaceae bacterium:
- a CDS encoding OmpA family protein, which produces MKQITLTLMLATILIISGCNTTRTQRGAMIGAGTGAAVGAVIGSASGNTGVGAAVGTVVGGTAGAIIGKQMDKQAAEIERQVPNAEVIHNEGEHSITVNFSSAVLFQTAKYNLSSTAKSTINDLATILKTYPDTDLVIEGHTDSVGSDESNQTLSENRAKSVSEYLKSLGVSGKRITTIGYGESQPIADNATAEGREQNRRVTFKITPNEKMIQDAERQSN; this is translated from the coding sequence GAAACAAATCACATTAACCTTAATGTTAGCAACTATATTGATAATATCAGGTTGCAACACTACAAGAACACAACGCGGAGCTATGATTGGAGCCGGAACAGGAGCCGCTGTAGGTGCAGTTATCGGAAGTGCATCAGGTAATACCGGAGTTGGTGCAGCAGTTGGAACTGTTGTTGGCGGAACTGCAGGTGCCATTATCGGAAAACAAATGGATAAGCAAGCTGCCGAAATAGAAAGACAAGTTCCTAATGCGGAAGTTATTCACAATGAGGGAGAACACTCAATTACAGTTAATTTTAGCTCGGCTGTGTTATTCCAAACTGCTAAGTACAATCTTAGCTCAACCGCTAAATCAACTATCAACGATTTAGCAACAATTCTAAAAACCTATCCCGATACAGACCTTGTTATTGAAGGACACACTGACAGCGTAGGTTCCGACGAATCCAACCAAACACTTTCGGAAAACAGAGCTAAATCTGTTTCAGAATATCTTAAAAGTTTAGGCGTTTCCGGAAAACGTATAACTACCATTGGTTACGGCGAATCGCAACCAATAGCTGATAACGCCACTGCTGAAGGTCGTGAACAAAATCGTAGAGTAACTTTTAAAATTACTCCAAACGAAAAAATGATTCAAGACGCAGAAAGACAATCAAATTAA